From a single Rhizobium lusitanum genomic region:
- a CDS encoding SDR family oxidoreductase: MALADIANSRILIVGGSSGMGLALAKCALAAGAEVIIVGRNEDKLRRAGAELQNPALSTVAVDITQEAQVAALFEKIGRLDHIVSTAADIEGAYELLPALDLKAAQRVVESKFYGPLLLAKYGAPKLSATGSITFTSGIAAYRPSARGSVVAAVNAALEGLVRALAVELAPIRVNAVSPGWVNTPIWTFVAGDRKDETLDAMAKRLPVGRVGQPEDIADAIGYLMGNGFTTGTTLHVEGGHRLI, from the coding sequence AGTGCGCGCTTGCCGCCGGCGCGGAGGTGATCATCGTCGGACGGAACGAGGACAAGCTTCGGCGCGCCGGCGCGGAACTGCAAAATCCGGCCCTCTCCACGGTCGCGGTCGATATCACGCAGGAAGCGCAGGTCGCAGCACTGTTCGAGAAGATCGGCCGGCTCGATCATATCGTCAGCACGGCCGCCGATATCGAAGGCGCTTATGAATTGCTGCCGGCGCTAGACCTGAAAGCCGCGCAACGGGTGGTGGAGAGCAAATTCTATGGGCCGCTACTGCTCGCCAAATATGGTGCGCCAAAACTCTCCGCCACCGGCTCCATCACCTTCACCTCCGGTATCGCAGCCTATCGCCCATCGGCGCGAGGCTCGGTCGTCGCCGCCGTCAACGCAGCGCTCGAGGGACTGGTGCGGGCGCTTGCGGTCGAGCTCGCACCTATCCGCGTCAATGCCGTTTCGCCCGGCTGGGTCAACACACCCATCTGGACATTCGTTGCCGGCGACAGGAAGGACGAGACGCTGGACGCCATGGCAAAGCGGCTGCCGGTCGGGCGCGTCGGGCAACCGGAGGATATCGCCGACGCTATCGGCTATCTGATGGGCAACGGCTTTACGACGGGGACGACACTGCATGTCGAGGGCGGACATCGGCTGATCTAG